From one Marinitoga hydrogenitolerans DSM 16785 genomic stretch:
- a CDS encoding FKBP-type peptidyl-prolyl cis-trans isomerase, translating into MKAEKGNKVKVHYTGTLNDGSVFDTSIGREPLEFELGSGQVIPGFEEAIMGMEIGEKKTVTIPSNEAYGEYSEEKIFELPRQSFPSNIDEALGQTVQLGDQSGNVFLAKILEVTDETVKMDTNHPLAGKDLTFEIELIEIN; encoded by the coding sequence ATGAAAGCAGAAAAAGGAAATAAAGTTAAAGTACATTACACAGGAACATTAAATGATGGTAGTGTTTTTGATACTTCAATTGGAAGAGAACCTTTAGAATTTGAATTAGGTTCAGGACAGGTTATACCAGGATTTGAAGAAGCTATTATGGGAATGGAAATTGGAGAAAAGAAAACAGTTACAATTCCTTCAAATGAAGCATATGGAGAATATTCTGAAGAAAAAATATTTGAATTACCAAGACAAAGTTTCCCATCAAATATTGATGAAGCTTTAGGTCAAACAGTTCAATTAGGTGATCAATCAGGAAATGTTTTTTTAGCAAAAATTTTAGAAGTTACAGATGAAACAGTAAAAATGGATACCAATCATCCATTAGCAGGAAAAGATTTGACTTTTGAAATTGAACTTATCGAAATTAATTAA
- a CDS encoding DEAD/DEAH box helicase, with protein sequence MVKLEKFRELGLSEGTLKALKKKGFEEPTPIQEKVIPLLLKQDVDIIGQAQTGTGKTAAFGLPLIEKLKPSKKVKALILTPTRELAVQVAEEINSLKGSNKINVFPIYGGQSIENQISRLRKGVDIVVGTPGRVLDHIKRRTLDLSHVRYFILDEADEMLDMGFIDDVEEILSKAPDNRQILLFSATMPSRIISLAKRHMKNYKIISVKPEQLTTELTEQIYFEVSEQDKFEALCRIIDIEPEFYGLVFCRTKVDVDTVSNRLIDRGYSAEALHGDLSQYQRERILKKFKSKRANILVATDVAARGIDIIDLTHVINYSLPQNPESYVHRIGRTGRAGKEGTAITFVTPEEYRKLLFIKRIAKSEIKKKPIPKIKDVIETKKLRIKSEINSILEHNAYENYIKLAEEMLEDNKPTEVLAAVLKYAFQDELDERNYREIREVSSIDKKGKTRLFVALGRDDDLTIEKLKNMIKEYTNIQNIYLKDVRILDKFSFMTVPFEEAEIILQAFKKKKRGRKPIISKAKEKKRKAE encoded by the coding sequence ATGGTAAAATTAGAAAAGTTTAGAGAATTAGGTTTATCAGAAGGGACATTAAAAGCATTAAAGAAAAAAGGTTTTGAGGAGCCAACTCCAATTCAAGAAAAAGTAATTCCTCTCTTATTAAAGCAAGATGTGGATATTATTGGTCAAGCTCAAACTGGAACTGGAAAAACCGCAGCATTTGGATTGCCTCTAATTGAAAAATTGAAACCATCTAAAAAAGTGAAGGCATTGATATTAACACCAACAAGAGAGTTAGCAGTACAGGTAGCTGAAGAGATAAACTCTCTAAAAGGTTCTAATAAAATAAATGTATTTCCTATATATGGTGGGCAATCAATTGAGAATCAAATAAGTAGATTAAGAAAAGGCGTTGATATTGTAGTTGGAACACCAGGAAGGGTGCTTGACCATATCAAAAGAAGAACATTAGATCTAAGTCATGTTCGATATTTTATATTAGATGAAGCAGATGAAATGTTGGATATGGGATTTATTGATGATGTTGAAGAAATATTATCCAAGGCGCCTGATAATAGGCAAATATTGTTATTTTCAGCAACCATGCCATCAAGAATAATTTCATTGGCAAAAAGACATATGAAAAATTATAAAATTATTTCAGTAAAACCTGAACAATTAACTACAGAATTAACAGAACAAATATACTTTGAAGTTTCTGAGCAGGATAAGTTCGAAGCATTATGTAGAATAATTGATATTGAACCAGAATTTTATGGTTTAGTATTTTGTAGAACAAAGGTTGATGTTGATACTGTTTCTAACAGGTTAATAGATAGAGGGTATAGTGCAGAAGCATTACATGGAGATTTATCCCAATATCAAAGAGAAAGAATTTTGAAAAAATTTAAATCTAAAAGAGCAAATATACTTGTAGCTACTGATGTTGCAGCAAGAGGTATAGACATTATTGATTTAACTCATGTTATAAATTATTCATTACCTCAGAATCCTGAATCTTATGTCCATAGGATAGGTAGGACTGGGAGAGCAGGTAAAGAAGGAACAGCTATAACTTTTGTAACACCAGAAGAATATAGAAAATTATTGTTTATAAAAAGAATAGCTAAAAGTGAGATAAAAAAGAAACCTATTCCAAAGATTAAAGATGTTATAGAAACAAAAAAATTAAGAATAAAAAGTGAAATAAACAGTATTTTAGAACATAATGCATATGAAAATTATATAAAATTGGCAGAAGAAATGCTTGAAGATAATAAACCAACAGAGGTTTTAGCAGCTGTATTAAAATATGCATTTCAAGATGAACTTGATGAAAGAAACTATCGAGAAATTAGAGAAGTTTCATCTATTGATAAAAAAGGCAAAACAAGGTTATTTGTTGCATTAGGAAGAGATGATGATTTAACTATAGAAAAATTAAAAAATATGATAAAAGAATACACAAACATACAGAATATATATTTAAAGGATGTTAGAATACTCGATAAATTCTCATTTATGACAGTTCCGTTTGAAGAAGCGGAAATTATTTTACAAGCATTTAAAAAGAAAAAGAGAGGCAGAAAGCCTATTATATCAAAAGCAAAAGAAAAAAAGAGAAAGGCGGAATAA
- the aroQ gene encoding type II 3-dehydroquinate dehydratase, translating to MILIVNGPNLNMLGKRPKKIYGSFSYEDLIEEIKQWSIKSGIPVEVFQSNIEGEIINRLQKMNFKGLIINAGAYTHYSYAIRDALEIIDIPKIELHISNIYKREEFRNKSVIAPVCDGQITGLGLDGYILALEYLKKLLWKEVENGKIRKV from the coding sequence ATGATATTAATAGTTAATGGTCCTAACCTTAATATGTTAGGGAAACGCCCGAAAAAAATATATGGAAGCTTTTCATATGAAGATTTGATTGAAGAAATTAAACAATGGTCTATTAAAAGTGGAATACCAGTAGAAGTTTTTCAGTCAAACATTGAAGGTGAAATTATAAATAGGCTTCAAAAAATGAATTTTAAAGGGTTAATAATTAATGCAGGTGCTTATACACACTATAGTTATGCAATTAGAGATGCTCTGGAAATAATAGATATTCCAAAAATCGAATTGCATATTTCTAATATATATAAGAGAGAAGAATTTAGAAATAAAAGTGTAATAGCCCCTGTATGTGATGGACAAATTACAGGGTTAGGACTCGATGGGTATATTCTGGCATTAGAATACCTGAAAAAATTATTATGGAAAGAGGTAGAAAATGGTAAAATTAGAAAAGTTTAG